Genomic segment of Peribacillus frigoritolerans:
TGTACTCATTATAGGGAGCCTCATCTTTAGGGAGAAAATGAATGTATTCTCCATCTTGGCCATTTCCCTTTGCTTCATTGGCACATTACTCATTATGGGAACAGATGGATTTCGATCATCATCTCCTGAATGGGAAGGCATCATGTATGGAATCATTGCTGCCTTTTTCTATGCGGCAACCATGCTTTTAGGAAAGAGCATTACAAAGACCAGTGTATATGCGACCACATTTCTGCAAATGTTCATTGGATTTCTATTACTGATTCCTTTTGTCGATTATTCCGTATATACAACTTTAAATTCTTCCGAATGGTTTTATACGGTGCTTACCGGCATCATCCATACAGGCGTCGTGTATTTGCTGTTTTTTAATAGTATTCGCCATTTGCCTACAAATGTAGTATCTTTCATGATTTTTGTCGATCCGGCAGTTGCCATCCTTTTGGATATTCTGCTTTCAGGATTTAAACCGGACGGTATTCAAGTTCTCGGTATTTCCTTGATATTTATTGGGGTAGTCTATTCACTTAAGACGACTAGACCGACTGAAAATGAAGTCATGCAGAAAAGGCCGCACACAATGTGAGGCCTTTTTCCTTTATGCATTTACCTATTGATTAAAATGATAGACATCCCATATGTCAGGGGTTTCTGATCCAATGTACCAAGCAGCTGCACCGCCTAGATGATTTTGTTTTACCAGGTCAATACGGAGCTTCATCGATTTTTTATCCTCTATCCAAATTTGATGCTTTTTCCCTTTGGAAGTATACTCCACGTAATTTTGTTGAGTCTTTTTATCCCATACCTTTTTAAGTTTATGAGATGAAATGATATTGTTGACCTCAGCCATGGTACGGTCATGACTTTTCACTTTTTTGGTCGACAAATCGGTCACCCATTCTCTCGTATAAAATGGTACAGCCAATATGATCTTATGAGCAGGTACTTCTTTCATTAAAAGCTTGGTTCCTTCTTTGATCCAAGGTAACGAGGAAACGGACCCGGCTACTGGGCTCCCTCCCCAATGCTCGTCATAACCCATTATGATTATATAGTCCGCTATTTTGCCAAGTGCTTTCCTATCTAGGCTTTTTGACCAATAAGGGTCGTCATTTTCTCGGGTGACATCCACAGACACTTTAATTCCATGCGGTTTTAGTGCCTTTTTTAGTTCGCCAATGAAAAGTACAAAGTCCTTCTTATTTTTGGGGTCGATGTTTTCGAAATCTACATTTATTCCATCACTTTTCGTTTTAACAAGTGAATCGCGTAAAGCTGAAACTAATTTCTGGCGTTTTTTGGTATTGCCTAGTACTGAATCAGTTAAAACAGGGTCAAATTTATTCCCGATAAGCTGCCAAACTTGTTTTCCTTGTTTATGGGCAGCTTGGATGTATTTTGTATCTACAGAAACGGAAACGTAATTACCGGTATCCGTCAGCGTATAAGAACGGGGAGATACTACATTCAAATTGGGGTGTTTAAGTTGCTGGGTATAGCTTTCTTTTGATCCATTATGCTTCCAGCCCATGACGATACGGTTTTGCGCCTTTTTTTGAAGCTGGGATTTCTTTATCCAGCCCTTTTTTCCGCCAAGCAATTGAACCTGGTAGTAATAATCCGGAACCTTCAATTTTTGGCCAACTTTAAGGGTAACCGTATGTAAGTTATTTAATTTCGTCAAATCACTTGTTGTTACCTTGTATTTATTAGAGATCTTCCACAATGTATCTCCTGATACAACCTTATGGATCTTATATTTCTGGGGAATCTTCAGGTTTTGGCCAACAGTTATTTCGGAAGAGGTTAATTTATTTACTTTTTGCAGCTCACTTACTGAAACACCATATTGATTTGCCACTTTCCATAATGTGTTTCCAGGCTTCACTTTATGAATGATAGGACCTGCGGAATCCCCAACGGAAGAAGAAATGACGGGAAACGCCTCGCCCTTTTTTAAGGTCTTTAATAGGGTAGAACCTAATTTAGGAGAACTAAAAACTTTTGTATTGTCCACTTTAACAGAACCTATGGATTGGTTTTTACTTGAAGAATGACCACTGATTGGAAAGAGACACATACAAAGAAGGCTTAACATAATAAAACATCCAAAGAATTTTTTCACAATTATTTTATTCCCCTTTGTAAAATTTAACTTTACTAGTTTACTATGGAGAATAGCTTTAAAATAGAGGTACATTGTGGAAAGGCATTTCTAACCTTCGTGTGGGTTGAATTAATCCGTTCGTGGGTCGAATTATTTCACTGAAGGACGAATTAATCCGTTCATGGGTCGAATTATTTCACTGAAGGACGAATTAATCCGTTCATGGGTCGAATTATTTCACTGAAGGACGAATTAATCCGTTCATGGGTCGAATTATTTCACTGAAGGACGAATTAATCCGTATGAAGGACAATTGATTCGTAAGTAGAAGGGGAGAGTTAAATGTCACATTTTGCATTACAGTTTTATGGTTTTAACGTATGGGCAAATAATCAGATTTTCAACCGCTTAAAAGAGATTCCAAAGGATGTTTACCATCAAGAAGTTCAAAGTGTGTTTTCATCGATATCGAGTGTGATGGCCCATGTGTATCTTTCCGATCTGGGTTGGGTGGAGGTTTTTTCCGGTAAAAGCATGAACCATGCGTTGGAGCTGGCAGAACAACTGAAGGAACAAACAGAGTCAAAGGAATTGGAGGAAATGGAGGCCATGTTTTTTGAGTTGTCCGGGCGGTACAAATCGCTGCTTAGCCAAAAAGAAAATTTAGATAAGCCTCTTATAATTGAGAATCCAGCTGGCGGTCAAATGAAAACAAGTGTTGCCGAATTGGTTCCGCATGTCGTGAATCATGGAACATATCATCGCGGCAATATCACAGCCATGTTGCGCCAAATGGGATATGCCTCTACTTCGACGGATTATGGTCTTTATTTGTTTTTAAAAGGGGAGTAACTGGATTTCAATTGCTAACTGCCGGGACTGTTAGCCTGACATTGAAAAATTGGCAGTCCTGTTCTTAAAGTGAGGCCACCTGTCATTTTGAAGATAATGAAATCCTATAAATGTGAACAGGTTAACCGGTTTTTACTGGTTGACCTTTTTTACGTTTGCAGCTGGAAATGACTTGTACATGACATTTGTCATCTTCTAGTCATGACACCTGGTACTAATAATTTCAGGTTGATTTCTTTATACTATGTAATAACGACAAATAAAAGGAAGTGCAATTGAATAATGACCTTGCAAAATACGAAATCCTTGAAAAAACAAATTGCTCCTTTTGAACAATCAACGACAAAGCAAAGTATATGGCAGATCATCAATACCTTGGGGCCATTCATTATTTTATGGTACCTGGCATATATAAGTCTTTCCGTTTCTTATTGGTTAGCTTTAATACCAGCTGTGATTGCTGCTGGCTTCTTGACAAGAATATTCATCATTTTTCATGATTGTACGCATCATTCGTTTTTCAAAAGCCGCCGTGCGAATAGAATAGTCGGGACTATCATGGGTGTTTTGACTTTATTCCCGTTTGATCAATGGGGACATGAGCATTCGGTGCATCACGCAACAAGCGGTAATTTGGATAAGCGGGGTACAGGGGATATTTGGACCCTTACTGTCGATGAGTATTTGGCTGCACCGTTTAAACTTCGTTTTGCCTATCGTTTTTATCGCAATCCATTGGTTATGTTTGGTTTGGGACCAATTTATGTATTCCTTCTTAAAAATAGATTTAACCGTAAAGGTGCTAGAAAGAAGGAAAAAAATAATACGTATTTGACGAATGCATTAATCGTCGTTTTAGCGGCATTGCTTTGCCTTGCAGTAGGCTGGCAGTCGTTCCTTCTGGTACAAGGTTCCATTTTCATGATTTCTGGTTCAGTCGGTATTTGGCTGTTTTACGTCCAGCATACATTTGAGGACTCTTATTTTGAAGAAAATGAGGAGTGGGAATATGTATTGGCAGCAGTGGAAGGAAGTTCTTTTTATAAGCTTCCAAAACTGATGCAGTTCCTTACTGGTAATATCGGTTACCATCATGTTCACCATTTAAGTCCAAGGGTACCTAACTATAAATTGGAAATGGCGCACAATAATACGCAGCCTTTAGAGAACGTTCCAACGATTACTCTTGCGACAAGCTTGCGCTCACTCCGTTTCCGTTTATGGGATGAGGAATCCAAGAATTTTGTCGGTTTCAAAGATATAAAATATTTAACGAAAAAAAGTGTTCCCGCTCAAGTGAAATCTGAACTGTAACGTTCATGTATCATTCCAGACTCCCTTAATAATCCTCGGATTTGGGGGAGTCTTTGCTTCATATAAGGAACTCGATAAAGGAGAGAACTTAAAATGATTCGAATTGTCATTGCAGAGAATCAGCAAATGCTGTTAGAGGCAATAAGTTCTCTACTCAATCTTGAAGAAGATATAGAAATTGTCGGGCAAGCGGGTAATGGAGAAGAAGCGGTGGCTCTTGTACACCAATTACAGCCTGATGTGTGTATCATGGATATGGAGATGCCTGTAATGAGCGGACTTGAGGCAGCAGAAGCATTAAGGTCAATTGAATGTAAAGTGGTCATTTTAACGACATTCCGAAGGACTGGTTATTTTCAACTCGCAATAAAGGCTAATGTAAGTGGTTATTTATTGAAGGATAGCCCGGGTGAAGAGTTAGCTTGCTCGATTCGCAGCATAATGGATGGCAAGCGAATATATTCCCCAGATCTTATAGATGAGTCTTCCAGCAATAATGGCCGGGATATGGGAGTGTTAGGTTTGTTAGCCGATGGTCAATCAAAAATTGAGCCGTCTAATCAGCAAAGCGGCACAATTGGGACAGTAAGGAAATATTTTTCCACCATCAAGGATAAAATGAAGTTACCGGCAGGTTAGATTTGTTACTTAATTCTGTTGACACGTTTTTTTAAATTGTGTACGATGGATTAAATTATAATATTGAAAATTCTGTGATGAAGAGAGTAGTTCATTTTGAAATGGAAAGCGAGTTAGGGATGGTGGGAGCCTAATGCAGGACGGATGAATGAAGCGCACTTTGGAGAAATTTCTTGAACCGTTTAGTAGGGAATATCGGGGAGTCACCTCGTTAACAATGGAAAGTGGTCACAATTTGTGGCAACTAGAGTGGTACCACGGGAATTCATGCTCTCGTCTCTTATTTAGAGGCGGGGGCTTTTTTGTTTAGGAGGAAAATGACGATGAATAAACCAATTGCAGAATTGATTTCAACTGCTTTGAACAATGAATTGCCAGCAAGTGAAATAGAAAAATTAATGGAAAAGCCAAAATTGATGGATTTAGGTGATGTTGCCTTTCCATGCTTTACTCTTGCGAAAAAATTCAAAAAGTCGCCTCAGGTGATTGCGTCTGAAATAGCCCAACAATTAAATAGCAAGTTGATCCAAGAAGTGAACGTTGTGGGTGGTTATCTGAATATCTTCGTCAATCAACAGCTGGTGACGGAAAACGTGCTGCAAACGGTATTAAGTGAAAAGGATCAGTATGGTTCGATGCAGCCTGTACAGGAAAATGTCGTGATTGATTATTCCTCCCCGAATATTGCCAAACCTTTTTCCATGGGGCACTTACGCTCAACGGTCATAGGGAATGCACTGGCTAACATCGCCGAAAAGAATGGCTACAATGCCGTGCGTATTAATCATTTAGGAGATTGGGGCACGCAATTCGGCAAGTTGATTGTCGCGTATAAGCTGTGGGGCGACAAAGAGGCAATCGAAGCTTCGCCGATTCAGGAATTATTGAAGATCTATGTGAAGTTCCATGATAGAGCCGAAAGTGATGAATCGTTGAATGAACAAGCACGCTCAAGCTTCAAGTCGCTTGAAGATGGGGACGAGGAAGCACTGGCATTGTGGAAATGGTTCAGGGATGCGTCTCTAAAAGAGTTTGAGACGATTTATGATTTATTGGGCATCCGTTTTGATTCCTATGCCGGCGAAGCGTTTTACAATGATAAAATGGATGCGGTTGTCGGGGAACTAAAAGAAAAAGGCTTACTTACCCTATCCGAAGGTGCCTATGTCGTGCAATTGGAAGATATGCCGCCTTGTTTGATTACGAAAACGGATGGTGCGACACTTTATGCCACGCGTGATTTAGCTGCCGCCATGTATCGTAAAAAACAGTATGAGGCGAAGAAAACATTTTATGTTGTCGGAAACGAACAATCCTTGCACTTTAAACAACTCTTTAACGTCATTGAAAAAATGGGGTATGAATGGGCAAAGGATTTGCAGCACGTAGCATTTGGCATGATGTTAAAAGACGGTAAGAAAATGTCGACACGTAAAGGGAAAGTCGTGCTCCTTGCGGATGTATTGGCAGAGGCGATCGAAACTGCGAAGCGCAATATTGAAGAAAAAAATCAAGCGCTTGAACAGAAAGAACTGGTTGCAAGACAGGTCGGTGTCGGAGCGGTAATTTTTAATGATTTAAAAAATAACCGCATGAACGATATTGATTTTTCATTAGAGCAAATGATGAATTTTGAGGGAGAAACGGGTCCATATGTACAGTACACATATGCGCGAATTTCCTCATTGCTTGAAAAAGGTGAATTTAACGAGCAGGCCATCACTTTTGACGCTTTAGGTGAATATGCGTGGCCAGTCATCCAGCTGCTGGAGCAATATCCGAGCATTGTCCAAAAATCGTTTGAACAAGCCGACCCATCACAAATCGCGAAATTCAGCTTGCATTTATCGCGTGCATTCAATAAGTATTATGCACATACAAAGATCCTAGTTGAAGATGAATGGAAACAAATGAAACTCTCATTCGCTTTTTCCGTAGCGATTGTATTGAAGGATGCGCTAAGTTTATTGGGAATTTCCGCGCCGAAAAAAATGTAAAGGTAAAAGAAAGAATCCATTTTGAACTTTCAAAATGGATTCTTTAAAATCTTATTCGATGACATCGAACCATAAGGGAGATTTATCATCAATTTCACCGTTGTAATTGATCGTGATTTCTTCGCCAGCCTTTATGTCTTTATATGCATAAAAGTCTATCGTTAAATCATCTAAATTATTATCATACGTCGCATTCGGAGTGTATGAATGATTGAATAGCGATCCATTTCCCAATGCAATGGCCGTTTCATCGTCATCTCCCCAATAGAAACAGTGATGAAAGAGTGACGTTTTCTTTAAATATTTCCATTCGCTTTTCGGTGAAATGATGACAGGTGATGCCTCGATGAGTTCATCCTTTTTAATATCCCTTACCGCATATATTCCCCTGCCATATTTCCCCGTATTTTTAATACAGATTGGTGATACGGCCTCAATTGCTTTTTTCCAGTCCTGCTTGGCTTTCAGTTTTGTTTCGTCTAGGTCACCAAGATGCTTATTTAAGTAATCACTGCGATTGCGAATGAATTCGAAGATGAATTCCGGCTCCTTGTCAAATATATCCAATTTATTCTTTTTATATGGATCAAGAAGGATGTGAGGACGTATCGCCTGGTGCAGCGATAATACTTTATTTTCCATGTGATTCACAGTAAATGTGGTTTCCAATTGTTCAACCAAGAGGTCTTTGTAGAACTTACGGTATTCCGGAACCTGCAAGAGTAGATGACTAAGGTGATTTGTCCTTTTTCCTCCAATAGGGACATATGTGTGCTCCATGATCCCGCCACTGACCTTGCGTCCCCAAGTGGCATCATAATCCCAAGGAATGATTTCAAATAAGTTTGTTTCACTATTGCGATATAATGCATAGTTATGAGTGAAACCGTCGTTATTCATAGTACATACAGCTCCAGCCAGCCAGCGTAAGTATTTATGGATATCAAGATGCTGCGAGACTTCTTCAGGAAATTTGGCAAGCGGGGTGGTATTGATTTTTCTGATCAATTCAATAAGGTATTCATCGTCGGACGGTTTTCCAAACGCTTGTTTATAGCCTGATACAAGGGATTCTTTTAGTTTCCCATCCCTTTCCAATGAAAAGTTGGCACTATTGTTGACTGCATAATAAATGGGACCGGCAGGAAGTCCTCTTTTTTCCAAAAAGAATTCATCAACGGACTCCAGTTGTAAATATACCCCTTTACAAGAGCCGTTACGGTATAAGTCAATATGCTGGCTATGGGGGGAAAGAATTCCAAGGTCTTGGAAGTAATCGAGTGAGAGTTTATTGCGAATGAGGGAAGGATCTTTGTATTCGGCATTGAGATGGATTTTGTGGGCGCCAAAGAATTTTTCTGGCTCGATGAAATCAATCCAATAGGATCTTTTCCTGAATTTTCGGGTATAAGAGCCCCGATAGGCAATATCGATATCATAAATGTCGTTTTCCACTTTCAAATAGGCGGGAATGGGGTCATTACTCCATACGTCCGCTCGTAAATCTTCTAGATCTTCTTCTTCAATCATTAAGAAATAAGATGGAATATGATAAGGCATACACTCACCTTCCTTTCTTGAAGATGTATTATGGTCAAGCGCAAACATGTAATGTATGAAAAAATTCAACTTAATCAACCAGAGATTGATTAAGTTGAAGCATCTAAGAATTAACTACTATCTTCTTCTTTTTTTCTTTCCACATCCAGTGGAAGTACTTGAAGTAGTTGTGGTGCCAGTAGTTGTGGTGCCAGTAGTTGTGGTGCAAGTAGTTGTGGTGCCAGTAGTTGTGGTGCCAGTGGTTGTGGTGCCAGTAGATGTGCAGCCAGTGGACTTGCTACCAGTGGATTTGCTACCAGTGGATTTGCTTCCAGTGGATTTGCTACCAGTGGACTTGCAGCCCTTGGACTTGCTTCCATTGGACTTGCTTCCATTGGACTTGCTTCCATTGGATGAGCTACAGCTGCTGCCAGATGAACCGCCTTTTCCTTTTTTTCCTTTTTTTCCTTTCGGCATAAAGACCCCTCCTTTAATAAGGTTAATTACATGATATGCAGAATGGTACAAACTTGAACGTTGGTTAACGACAAACGGGCTAATAAAAATGGCGGAGAGTAAAATAGTAATGTAGAGTTATGGCAGGACAATTCAATTAGGGTGTCCGCCTTTTCTGAAATGAAAAATGCCCCTTACTCCCAAATGGGAATAAAGGGCATGTACCGTGAACATGTCACGGCGATCATGAATTAATAAGCCAAGCTGAATAGGGCTTTAATGTGTGATAGATAGCGAACATTACTTGCTTCTTTCATCAATGTAGCCGGAAGACCTTTAAGTGATGTGTTATTGGCCCCAACTGTTGCCACCGCATCCTTACGGCCAAGGCTCGCAAGTGTACCTGAGTTTACAGGTGAAAATGCTTCAAGTTTCTTGCCTTCAAAGGCTGCAAATAGGTTGTAACCAACAAGCTCACCCATTTGCCAAGCATTTTGAGCAGTAGGTGCGTATGGACGGCCGCCTTCTGGAGGGAAAGCAACGGCACTGTCTCCGACAACGAATACGTCTTTATGGGATTTGGATTGCAAATACTCATTAACGGTTGCTTTGCCGCGGTCCACTTCAAGGCCTGATTCGCCTACGACAGGAAGAGCCGCAACTCCACCTGTCCAAACAAGCGTATTGGCCGTTATCGTTTGTCCATCTTTCAATTCGATTTGATTGCCTTTAACACCCGTTACAGGCAGACCTGTCAAGAACTCAACGCCGCGTGCTTCCAAGCTTGTCATCGCACGTTCGATTAAGTGGTCAGGCAGGACCGGAAGGATTTTTGGACCAGCTTCCACAAGCTTGATTTTCAAGTCCTTGAAGTCCACTCCGAACTTTTTAGCGATTTTAGGGAAGTGATCCACGATTTCACCGATTAGCTCGACGCCCGTCAATCCGCCGCCGCCGATCACGATGGTTGCGTCCGCTTCATTATTTGTTTGTGCATATTCGCGAATGCGATCTTCGATATGTTTGTAGATCTTGTTTGCATCATTTACGGATTTCAAGACCATGCTGTTTTCCTCAAGTCCCGGAATGCCGAAGAATCCTGTTTGGCTTCCCAAAGCAACGACCAGGGCATCATAAGATAAAGTGGAACCATTGGCAAGTTTCACTTCTTTGTTATCGACTGAGAAAGACTCCACTTTGGAAATGACAAGGTCGATATCTTTTCCTTTGAAAAGCTTTTCCAACGGAATGGAAACGGCTTGTTCGGAAATGGATCCGCCTGCAAGACGGTGCAATTCGGTGATGATTTGGTGCGTTGGAAATTGGTTCACCACTGTAACCTGCACTTCATCTCTTTTGTAATATTCACGTACGGATAAGGCAGATAGCAATCCAGCGTAACCCGCACCTAAGATGACGATTTGTTTTGACATAGTTAATCCCCCGTCCTTACTGATTGAAAGTTTATCAAATTATTTTTGGTTTTTACGTTCTGAAGAGACTTCAAGAAAAGCTTGGGCGAAACGGAAAAGCTTTTGTGCTTGCGGATCTTTCATCATTCTTAACAGACCAAAAAGACCGATCACATCAGTATTCGCTTCTGCACGATCCTTAGCTTCAATGGCATTAGCCGCAAGCCCTTTCACTGAGCCCACTACAGGTGTAGCGATCTCCGAAATGGCGCTGACCGTATCATTTTTCAAAACATCATCAGTCGCAACCGATTGAGCGAAATCATAAGACTTTGTTAAAATATTCACTAACTCAGTCAGTTTTGGTAACTGCTCAACTAAAGTGTTCAATGATTCCTGAACCTCAGGCTTTAATAATTGGTCCAGTACATCTAATTGTTTTTGGCGGGCATTAAGTTGTTCAGTTTGTGATTGGGTAATCGTTTCTGACATATCCAATTCTCCTTTGCAATAAGCATTTTGTTGATGTAAATAGAAAAACTTGTAAAATATTACACAATGTGTGACAAGAAAAAATACTAACAAAAATGTAATAAATGCTATCCTATAGTATATCCCTTTAGTGGCTTGAAAACAGCTGATTTTTTAAAAAAGATTCATAAAATAATCTTTTCCTGCTTATTTTAAGTACAGATTCTAATGGGATATCCCAGCATTTACCTAAAATGAACTTTAAGAGGGTGTCTAACATCGAAGTCTGTCATACATATTTCCATCTTGATTTGCCATCCTAAATGATGGAGGTGAAAAAATGTGACTGATTCAGAATCTAAACTTACAGAAGAGAATAATGATAAGAAGCTTCATAAACTGGTTGGCAGTATGGAATATACAAAAGCACAACTATCGGAAGGTATGAATGGAATTTCTGAAGTTTACCTCAAAAACAGTGAGGAAGGCACATCGGAAACACCTGATAAATAATATATTGTGTAAGCATAGCGAAAAAGTTATGCTTACTTATTTTTGTAATAAATCCCACTCTTATTTCTTAAACTACAGTTGTTTAAATATTCTAAAAATACACTTGACTTTATCATGAATTGACGTAAGATAAAGTATATAGCCATAGTGTAAACAAGTAGAAATTCTACTCTGCCATCGCCTAAAATGGACTCGGTGACTTAAAAGATGAATCTATAAATAACTGTCGAATCTAATAGACTTCGCCGCCCAGCGAAGCTAAACCTAGATCAAAAACCAGTTATATCAATTATTTCTTATTGATATGACTGGTTTTTTTTTTTCATCATTCATCTTGTTCCGTTTTTGGCCTAAGAAAATCCAGCGGATGGCTGATACTCTTTCACACATTTCTATTAATCGGTGCAATGGGCGCAAGGCAAAGTATTTTAAATCTTGTAGCAGGGGTGGGAGTTATATGATAGGTACGAAGCAAACTAGGCTGGCAATTGATGTAGGCGGAACTTTTACGGATGTGTTCGTTTTTGATGAAAGTACGAAGGAAATTTCAATTACGAAAACGTCGTCGACTCCTTTGAATCCAGAGATCGGTATTTTGGATGGAATTGCGAAAGCGGAAATAGATTGTGAAAATATTAAAGTTTTTTCCCATGGTACAACAGTGGGCACCAATGCCTTGATTGAAAGGAAATTGCCAAAGACAGCATTGATTACATCCGCTGGCTTTCGGGATGTATCGGAAATCCGCCGAGGAACCAAGCTTGAGTTATGGGATACATATGATGATGTAGCCAAACCGTATATCCAAAGAAGAGACCGTTTTGAAGTGGAAGAACGCATCGACTTTGCAGGGAATGTCTTGACGGAAATCAATGAAGAGGAAGTACGGTCACTGGCAAGGAAATTAAAAAGACGCGGTACCGAATCCATTGCGGTTTGCTTCATGAACGCATATGTAAATGGAAGCAATGAGGCGAAAGTGAAACGAATCATCCAGGAGGAACTCCCGGATGTTTATATATGCATTTCAAGTGAAGTCCTTCCTGAGATTTTTGAGCATGAGCGCATGAGTACGACGATCGTCAATGCGGTTTTAGGACCTACTGTCAGCAACTATATTAAAACCCTTGAAGGTGAAATGACTAAACGGGGATATGAAGATGACATATTAGTGCTTCACTCCGGCGGAGGGGTAATGACATCCCAAACCGTTCCCCGTTATGCAGCAAGACTTGCAAGCTCCGGCATCGCTGCAGGTGCGATTGCCAGTAAACATATCGCCCAGCTTTGCGGCTTTAATAATGCCATTGGGCTGGATATGGGGGGAACAAGCACCGATATTTCCTTGATGCATGAAGGTGATTTACGAATTACGAAAGATTGGTATATCGAGTATGGATATCCGATAGGGTTCCCAAGCATTGAAATCTTGACGATAGGAGCAGGAGGCGGAAGTTTAGCTTGGGTGGATGAAGGCGGTTCTTTACGCAATGGCCCTCAAAGTGCAGGGGCGGTTCCTGGACCTGCTTGCTATAGCAGGGGCGGAGTGGAACCGACCAATTCCGATGCCAATATTGTCTTGGGACGACTTGGCACCAAACTATTGGATGGACAAATGGAACTGGATAAA
This window contains:
- a CDS encoding DUF1641 domain-containing protein — translated: MSETITQSQTEQLNARQKQLDVLDQLLKPEVQESLNTLVEQLPKLTELVNILTKSYDFAQSVATDDVLKNDTVSAISEIATPVVGSVKGLAANAIEAKDRAEANTDVIGLFGLLRMMKDPQAQKLFRFAQAFLEVSSERKNQK
- a CDS encoding hydantoinase/oxoprolinase family protein — encoded protein: MIGTKQTRLAIDVGGTFTDVFVFDESTKEISITKTSSTPLNPEIGILDGIAKAEIDCENIKVFSHGTTVGTNALIERKLPKTALITSAGFRDVSEIRRGTKLELWDTYDDVAKPYIQRRDRFEVEERIDFAGNVLTEINEEEVRSLARKLKRRGTESIAVCFMNAYVNGSNEAKVKRIIQEELPDVYICISSEVLPEIFEHERMSTTIVNAVLGPTVSNYIKTLEGEMTKRGYEDDILVLHSGGGVMTSQTVPRYAARLASSGIAAGAIASKHIAQLCGFNNAIGLDMGGTSTDISLMHEGDLRITKDWYIEYGYPIGFPSIEILTIGAGGGSLAWVDEGGSLRNGPQSAGAVPGPACYSRGGVEPTNSDANIVLGRLGTKLLDGQMELDKQKAIEVVDKIAKKFDYTIEEAANAITRVANANMCDALRLISVRRGYDPRDFALVAFGGAGPLHGAYLAKEMEIPTVIIPPHPGVAAAMGCLLVDVRHDISKTYVKNVKDVSLKDLEKEFIGMEKEAAELLQEEGVAKEASTLMRYIDMRYMGQWRSLAIEVDCPISSLEETLDRFHQEHEREFSFSDKEQTVEIYGLLVTAIGTVPKPEFPTYEPGGTLADALKETRDVYFEEEGYVNTNVYNRELIPAFSEITGPAIVDQLDTTTVIPPNFTAKVDKYRNLILSQNK